A single Trypanosoma brucei gambiense DAL972 chromosome 9, complete sequence DNA region contains:
- a CDS encoding variant surface glycoprotein (VSG), putative, with protein sequence MRHSNAASCSGPAILALVLIFKAVSSEEITGTGGASTAFDNLAISIQLAESFKTKVSTGRSRAKALQNRAFLWQIASEAKPDTAKKHAKQALQLMFQQRSRTQLEDVEAVEAGLQQAAKILDARATAIYTANKLQSVVGSTKASPTATNLASHGATAAACTIAQQLKTSTETCDETKINSKPAAVGTSPAEADKQIKLLGDAYLQKVSLKTKAVAVGGENTHTNIATPHEGDCANGAQGQTDASHLLGVDIEAATPPPTLAAKDIKQAQSGTKQCRHYGSNDKWYAPTEEQTLSAICAGLTTTLQEQQTEEKTCETLARNLTMIKLAAQLLMDEKALSKITAGDRAAKIADLIKQSHGAGPNDFKNNYLNELDKATVKFKIGETEETQSVKSISSKTDADVILSYLIVRRQQNSQAAQKQLESEKEKATGTKPDTENKTEKKDGKKKDECTGTVETDCDKTKCEWNAGKKQCKVKEGAVVSSMIKTPLLFAFSISN encoded by the coding sequence ATGCGTCACTCTAACGCTGCAAGCTGCAGCGGCCCTGCGATTCTAGCGCTGGTGCTAATTTTTAAAGCGGTTAGCTCAGAAGAGATTACAGGCACAGGCGGCGCCAGCACAGCCTTCGACAACTTAGCCATAAGCATACAACTAGCTGAGTCATTCAAAACCAAAGTTTCAACTGGTCGTAGCAGGGCCAAAGCACTGCAGAACCGAGCGTTTCTATGGCAGATAGCATCAGAAGCTAAACCAGATACAGCGAAAAAGCATGCCAAGCAAGCACTGCAACTGATGTTTCAACAGAGAAGCCGGACGCAGCTGGAAGATGTCGAAGCCGTTGAAGCCGGGCTCCAGCAAGCGGCCAAAATATTAGACGCCCGCGCAACCGCGATTTACACAGCAAACAAGCTACAGTCCGTCGTCGGCTCAACGAAAGCGTCGCCGACGGCAACAAACTTAGCCAGCCATGGTGCGACAGCAGCAGCTTGCACGATAGCACAGCAACTAAAAACATCCACGGAGACATGCGACGAAACCAAGATCAACAGCAAACCGGCGGCGGTCGGGACAAGCCCAGCTGAAGCTGACAAGCAGATCAAGCTGCTAGGCGACGCATACCTCCAGAAGGTGTCGCTTAAAACAAAAGCTGTAGCTGTAGGGGGTGAAAACACGCACACCAACATAGCGACGCCCCACGAAGGCGACTGCGCAAACGGGGCACAGGGCCAAACAGACGCCTCACACCTCTTAGGTGTGGACATTGAAGCGGCGACACCACCGCCGACTCTAGCGGCTAAAGACATAAAGCAGGCCCAGAGCGGAACAAAGCAATGCAGACACTACGGCAGCAACGACAAATGGTATGCGCCCACCGAAGAGCAGACCCTAAGCGCTATTTGCGCTGGTCTGACGACAACACTGCAAgaacaacaaacagaagagaaaacgTGCGAAACACTGGCGCGGAACCTGACAATGATAAAACTAGCTGCACAACTGCTGATGGATGAAAAAGCCCTGTCCAAGATAACAGCCGGCGACCGTGCGGCAAAAATAGCTGACCTAATCAAACAAAGCCATGGAGCTGGACCCAATGACTTCAAAAACAACTATCTAAACGAGCTAGACAAAGCAACTGTAAAATTCAAAATcggagaaactgaagaaacaCAATCAGTCAAGTCGATATCAAGCAAAACGGATGCAGATGTTATACTTTCTTATCTAATTGTACGCCGTCAGCAAAACAGCCAAGCGGCACAAAAGCAGCTAGAGtccgaaaaggaaaaggccACTGGTACAAAACCCgacacagaaaacaaaacagaaaagaaagacgggaagaaaaaagatgaatgCACAGGCACCGTTGAAACTGAttgtgacaaaacaaaatgcgaATGGAACGCAGGGAAGAAACAGTGCAAAGTTAAAGAGGGCGCGGTTGTTTCTTCTATGATCAAGACACCTCTTTTGTTTGCATTTTCGATCTCtaattaa
- a CDS encoding variant surface glycoprotein (VSG), putative, translating to MSVAMISVLYLATLPHSTYADDGHAQNLAEMDAICQLIKLAKIGADAAKPVVLNTADIEDIKTINISLADPEWRKGFPSEPTTQQVKPSDCTAEDKRLQCDSAWQEFQKWNIRAAQQEKSDPNKRLPVSATTAPVGRAAAVTIAGIAAQAQQLVDSFVQTHGDATKTVQDKVNKALKLAAYGRKDATGADSEICQAADKGDQENNCKLPTVGSALCVTLVCVCGKNSATQDQDVCGAATTPQVGSWNKDGIKTAFATLAPVCDKAKGTPATSTDILAALRKLKGMVKTTKNGATNAMVLGIKGSSNKCDNTAGTQCADITAAFARKSTETPQDIQWETQLTLAAAELAALEAASLAKKTTETQLEALKKQAEATFVQLLNTKPPAIEAPAVTPQKEIDKAALQELECQGLTKATQCREKGHCKWEGDETDGRKCKLNATAVEQQAIQAGTEGGTTGAVASTGCAKHGTDKAKCGGDKSCK from the coding sequence ATGTCGGTGGCGATGATTAGTGTGCTCTACCTAGCTACGCTACCGCATAGTACATACGCCGACGATGGACACGCACAAAATCTAGCAGAAATGGATGCCATATGTCAACTAATAAAACTAGCGAAAATTGGCGCGGACGCCGCCAAACCCGTCGTGTTGAATACAGCAGACATTGAAGACATTAAAACAATCAACATATCTCTAGCCGACCCTGAATGGCGCAAAGGCTTCCCTTCAGAACCAACGACACAGCAGGTCAAGCCATCGGATTGCACAGCGGAAGACAAGAGACTTCAGTGCGACAGCGCCTGGCAGGAATTCCAAAAATGGAACATAAGAGCGgcgcaacaagaaaaaagcgaTCCCAACAAAAGGCTACCCGTTTCGGCCACAACGGCGCCAGTAGGCAGGGCGGCAGCGGTAACAATCGCAGGAATAGCAGCACAAGCGCAGCAGCTTGTCGACAGCTTCGTCCAAACCCACGGCgacgcaacaaaaacagtacAAGACAAAGTAAACAAAGCTTTAAAACTAGCGGCATACGGCCGCAAAGATGCGACAGGGGCCGACAGCGAAATATGCCAGGCGGCAGACAAAGGGGACCAGGAAAACAACTGTAAACTACCGACAGTCGGCAGTGCACTCTGCGTCACACTAGTCTGTGTATGCGGCAAAAACTCAGCCACGCAAGACCAAGACGTCTGCGGCGCAGCGACTACACCGCAGGTAGGATCTTGGAACAAGGACGGAATCAAAACCGCCTTTGCAACGTTAGCGCCAGTGTGCGACAAAGCGAAAGGCACACCGGCGACAAGCACAGATATACTGGCAGCTCTGCGGAAACTAAAAGGAATGGTAAAAACCACCAAAAACGGCGCCACAAACGCCATGGTCCTAGGGATCAAAGGAAGCTCCAACAAATGCGACAACACGGCAGGCACGCAGTGCGCCGACATAACCGCAGCTTTTGCACGAAAATCGACCGAGACACCGCAAGACATCCAATGGGAAACACAGCTCACACTAGCAGCAGCCGAGCTGGCGGCACTAGAAGCGGCTTCTTTAGCTAAGAAAACCACAGAAACTCAGCTTGAAGCTCTAAAAAAGCAGGCCGAAGCAACTTTCGTACAGTTGTTAAACACAAAACCACCAGCCATTGAAGCCCCAGCGGTAACACCGCAGAAGGAAATCGACAAAGCGGCACTGCAGGAACTGGAATGCCAAGGACTAACGAAAGCAACCCAATGCAGAGAAAAAGGccactgcaaatgggaaggggaCGAAACCGACGGGAGAAAATGCAAATTGAATGCAACAGCAGTAGAACAACAAGCAATCCAAGCAGGAACAGAAGGTGGAACTACAGGGGCAGTGGCTTCAACTGGGTGTGCAAAACACGGAACTGATAAGGCAAAATGTGGAGGTGACAAAAGCTGTAAATGA